CATTGGTGGCCCCGGCGTATGTCTTGCCTCTGACCACTACCTGGGTGGCATATACGCCTGGCTTGGGAGTCAGTTCGTCAATGAGCAGCAGATTTGCAGTGGGAAAGCCGAGGAGACGGCCGCCGCGGTCTCTGCCTTTGATTACCATGCCGCATACCTGATAGTCGCGGCCGAGCATCTGGCGAGCTTTGTGCAGGTCTCCGGCTGTGACGAATTTCCTGATAGCGCTGGAGCTCACTTCCTGCCCCTCTATAAAAAAGTCTGGTGCTACGTGAACCTGAAAGTTGAGCTTTTCCCCCATGGCAACAAGTAAAGGAATGTCACCCTGGCGATTGCGTCCGAAGCGGTAGTCAGGCCCCACCACAATAGCGCTGGCACCTATCTTGTTATGAATGAAGCGTTCAATGAACTCCGTTGCTTCCATCTGGGCGAATTCCAGGGTGAAATGGACCACTAGAAGCACGTCGATGCCTGCTTCTTCAATGAGCTGGACTTTCTGTTCCAGTAAAGTGATAAGTGGCGGACCATTTGTGGTTGAAAGTACTTTGATGGGATGTGGGTCAAAGGTGATAACCATTGACTCGCTGCCACTGGTGCGGGCAATCTCTCTGACATGTTGGAACAGACTCATGTGGCCAAGATGGACGCCATCAAAGTTGCCAATGGTAATCACTGGTTTTCGAAAAGTTCGTCTGATGTTCTCGATTCCATGAATGATTTCCATGACAGCGGGTCTGAAACCTCCATTATACCTAAGGCGTAGTCTCGATAAGCCGACATAATTTCGGCTTGACAAAGAAAGATTATCAGAATACCTTATGCACGTCCGGCTGGCAACTCTAATCTTATGCCGAAGTGGCGGAACTGGTAGACGCGCTAGGTTCAGGGTCTAGTGGGGGTTGCCCCGTGGGAGTTCGAGTCTCCCCTTCGGCACCAGAGCCGGTTATCGTGCCAACCCTGTAAAGCCCTGCCTGCTGGGGCTTTTTCTTTTTGCGTGTTGTTGCTGTCTGCAAGGAACTGGCGACAAGGTTTGAGGGAGCTTCGATGGAAGGACAGGAAGAGCAGAGAAGGTATCCAAGGGCAGTAGTGAGTCTCAGTGTAGAGTTTTGCCACCAAGACAACAAAGAGAAGGCCAGGGCATTGAACTTGAGTGAGAGTGGCATGCTCATCGAAACCAAGTCTCCGGCGCCTCTTGCAGAGAGGGTCACGGTTGCCTTCAAAATCTCTGAAGAGCAAGAACCTGTCGAGGTTGATGGAGAAGTTGTCTGGGTCAACAAGTACTCAGCCAATTATCCTTTCGGAATGGCCGTGAAGTTTCAGGGGCTGCAAAATGATACCCAGGAGATGATTCGAGACTATGTCAACAAAATCCTTGAATCTCCCTCTGCCTCGCGAAGAGATGACCTCAAGGCCATTCCAGACTGAGGAGTCTGTTAACGGGCATTCCCGGGTTCAAGCCCCGGCATGGAACTGAGCTTGACATTCACTCCAGCCTTGTTAATTTTCACAAGAAAAATTGAGCCGGTTCAGTAAGCTGCTCAAAGTCTTCCTCCGCAGTAAGGGCAGTACTTGAAGTCTTTTTCTACGTTTGCCCCGCATTGGCGGCAGCGTGAGTCTCTCAGGTCAATACCCGGAGAGATGGCGAATCCCCTTTCATCGCTGATGTGCCCACAGCGGTCGCACTCTATGAAGGGCTCACCTTTGCGGATCCTGAAGATTGGAATGAAGAAAAGTGACAGATAGTCATCGACGCGCTTGAGAAAAGCCGCGGCTGGTTTTCCAGCTTTTTTTTCCTGGGACCGATACCACCAATGAAGATCATCGGCTCCACTCCCCTGACTCCTGTTTGTCACCGTTATAATTAATAATACCTCTCCT
This is a stretch of genomic DNA from Deltaproteobacteria bacterium. It encodes these proteins:
- a CDS encoding zinc ribbon domain-containing protein, producing the protein MTNRSQGSGADDLHWWYRSQEKKAGKPAAAFLKRVDDYLSLFFIPIFRIRKGEPFIECDRCGHISDERGFAISPGIDLRDSRCRQCGANVEKDFKYCPYCGGRL
- a CDS encoding PilZ domain-containing protein, encoding MEGQEEQRRYPRAVVSLSVEFCHQDNKEKARALNLSESGMLIETKSPAPLAERVTVAFKISEEQEPVEVDGEVVWVNKYSANYPFGMAVKFQGLQNDTQEMIRDYVNKILESPSASRRDDLKAIPD
- a CDS encoding bifunctional riboflavin kinase/FAD synthetase gives rise to the protein MEIIHGIENIRRTFRKPVITIGNFDGVHLGHMSLFQHVREIARTSGSESMVITFDPHPIKVLSTTNGPPLITLLEQKVQLIEEAGIDVLLVVHFTLEFAQMEATEFIERFIHNKIGASAIVVGPDYRFGRNRQGDIPLLVAMGEKLNFQVHVAPDFFIEGQEVSSSAIRKFVTAGDLHKARQMLGRDYQVCGMVIKGRDRGGRLLGFPTANLLLIDELTPKPGVYATQVVVRGKTYAGATNVGYNPTFQDGSFSVETHILDFNENIYGETIQIRFVERLRDEKAFSGPEELAEQIQRDVQQARQILAQRRAE